Below is a window of Kineococcus rhizosphaerae DNA.
GAAGGTCCTGGGCTGGAGAACTCCAGCGGAGGTGTTCGCCGAGCAGCTACAGTCGCTGCATCAGTCCGGTGTTGCATCGACCGGTTGAACCCGCCCAATTTCGTTCCAGAAAATTCGTCCACGCCCTGGCTCGTCACGGCCTGGTCGGGTCGATGGGCCGTGTCGGTGCGGCCGGGGACAACGCGGCGATGGAGAGCTTCTTCGGTCTGTTGCAGAACAACGTCCTGGACCGCCGGCAGTGGTCAACCCGGGAGGAGCTGCGGATCGCGATCGTGACCTGGATCGAGCGGACCTATCACCGCCGCCGGCGGCAGAGCGGTCTAGGTCGGTTGACCCCCATCGAGTACGAGACCATCATGACCACGTCGGTCGCCCTGACCGCGTGACGTAGCTGACCTGCCCCACCCCTTGGTTACCTCAGACTCTGTGAAGATCGGGCTTCTCCTGAGAGGCTTTGATCATGCCCAGACCGTTCCCCGTCGAGTTCCGAGCTAGGGCCGTGGCTCTGGTCCGGGCCGGTAAGCCCGTGACGACCGCAGCGGTCAAGCTCGGCATCAGCACCGGTGCGCTGCACAAGTGGGTCCGCCAGGACCAAATTGACCGCGGTGAACGCGACGGTCTGAAGAGCCCCGAGAGCGCGGAGCTGACCCAGGCCAAGAAGCGCATCCGCCAGCTCGAGGCCGAGGTGGAGATCCTGCGTCAGGCGTCTCATCTGCTCGGAGAGGATCGAGCCCACCCAAAAGGATTCACCCGGTGATCGACGTCCTTGTCGACGCCGGGCATCCGGTCAAGGTCTGCTGTCGCCTGCTGGGCGTCAGCAGCCCCGGCTACTACCGCTACAAGCACCGCCCCATCGCACCCCGGACGATGCGCCGGGAATGGCTGACGGGGCTGATCCGCGAGGTCCACACCGCCTCCCGCCAAACTTACGGTTCCCGCCGTGTTCACGCCGAGCTCACCCAGGCCATGGGCGTTCAGGTCAGTGAGCGTCTCGTCGCGGTGTTGATGAGCTTGGCTGGCATCGCTGGACTTCCGGGGCCGGGGAAGGTCAAACGGCTCAGCGGCGTCTCCACCGCTGATGACCTGGTGCACCGCAAGTTCCACCGGCTCTCACCCAACGAGCTGTGGGTCACCGACATCACCGAGCACCCCACCCGGGAGGGCAAGGTGTACTGCTGCGCGGTCATGGACACGTTCTCCCGACGGATCGTGGGCTGGTCCATCGACACCGCTCAAGACTCCAACCTCGTCGTCAATGCCCTCGACATGGCTCTCAAGAACCGCAACCCACCGGCCGGCGGCATCGTCCACGCGGACCACGGAGTTCAGTTCACTTCGTGGGCGTTCACCAACAAGATCCGAGCTGCGGGGTTGATGCCGTCGTTTGGGACGATCGGCGACGGCTATGACAACGCGATGATGGAATCGTTCTGGTCCAGCATGCAGATCGAGCTGCTGAACCGCAAGAAGTGGCGGACCCGCATCGAGTTGGCGAACGCGATCTTCGACTACATCGAGATCTTCTACAACCGTCAGCGTCGCCACTCCGGGATCAGCTACGTCAGTCCCGTCGAGCATGAACTACGCTACGGAGCATCCGTTCCTGCTTGATCTTCACACCGCAGTGGGTAACCGAGGGGTGGGGCAGGTCATAGCTGTCACCTGATCGTGCAGCAGACCCTTCCGATGTGGGCGCGGTGAGCAGACAGCAGGCGAGCGATGGTCTGGGCGAGGTCCCGGGGGACGTCGAGGCTGGCACGATAGAAGAGCACGTAGGGTCCTGACGGGCATGGTGGTTGAGCTTGGTCGCCACCATCGTGACCGGCCAGGCCCTACGTGCCCCAACGCCTTCGACTTCCGGCCCGGCAATTGCTCACGGCGCTACTGACAAGGGCTCACTGACCCGGTGAACCACGCCGAGCAGAAGGCTGGAGCGCAGCGCCTCATGGCGCCGTGCAGGTAACAGCTGATGAATCATGACGGCACCGGTCGACTTGGCCGCGTGATGTAGCTGACATCGATCAGTGCAGCAGAAACCGGTTGTGAAAGGGCTCAAACGCGCAAGGTGGAGGCGAGAGCAGCCAGAGTCCGAGCTACGCCCTCAGATCCGCCTCCTTCATGCCCATTGTATGGGTACACCTTGAGGTCTTTGGTGCCGGAATAGTGGTGGTAGGCGGCATAAACGGTTGAGGGAGGGCAGGTTCCATCCATTAACCCTACGCTGATCCACGCTGGGGCACTGGCACGGGCGGAAAAGTTTACTGCATCTACATAGCTCAGAGTGCGGAAGGCTTGCTCTTCCATTCCGCGGTTGCCGGAGAGGTAGCGGGCGATCTCGGCGTAGGGCTGCGTGTCGGTAATCTGCGAAGCCCGTCGGTAGTGGGACAGGAACGGGACGTCAGCGACTACTGCCCGCAAACCATCCACCAATCCGGCGACAGCCAAGGCCAGGCCTCCCCCTTGGCTGCCCCCGATCACCGCGACGCAGTCGGGGTCGACCAGAGGGTGGGTGCGTATGGCGTCGACCGCTCGGGCCGCGTCGGTGATCAATCGGCGCAGGTAGTGCCGGTGCGGCGATTGAATACCGCGGGTCAGGAGTCCCGGACTCGACGGTCCTGGGCCGTGCCCGTCTTCATCGAGGTCAGGCGTGATCGCCCGATGGCCACCGCCCCCGCCTTGACCACGGTTGTCCATGATCAGGTGAATGTATCCGGCAGCGGAGGGGACGAGGTTGATCCACGGCTCGCCTCGTCCACCTCCGTACCCGACGTACTGCACGACTGCCGGGGCGGGCTCGTTGATCTCCCTGGGCACCAGGAGCCAGCCCGCGATGGGCTGGCCCCCGAAACCGGGGAAGCGTACGTCGTAGACCTTGACGCTGCGCAGCCCGGCATCATGGGTGGTGTCCTCCAACCTCGCGGGCCACCGCCGCGCGGCCGCCAGGGTCTGAGACCAGAATTCGTCGAAGTCGTCTGGCTCCTCCCGACTTGGAGCATAGGCTCGTAGCCATTCCAATGACTGGTCGACGAAGGCCATCAGCTGGCCGTAGGCGCCGACTTCAGCACCACGACGCCGGCAGCAGGAATTGCCACGATATCCCCTGCGGCGATGTCGGTATCAGTCAGTAGGGATCGCCCGGTGCGGTCGAGAGTTATGACGGTCTCGGTGATCCCGTGGTTCAGCAGGAACAGGTAAGTGGCGTCATCGCGATGGCG
It encodes the following:
- a CDS encoding acetylxylan esterase; translated protein: MAFVDQSLEWLRAYAPSREEPDDFDEFWSQTLAAARRWPARLEDTTHDAGLRSVKVYDVRFPGFGGQPIAGWLLVPREINEPAPAVVQYVGYGGGRGEPWINLVPSAAGYIHLIMDNRGQGGGGGHRAITPDLDEDGHGPGPSSPGLLTRGIQSPHRHYLRRLITDAARAVDAIRTHPLVDPDCVAVIGGSQGGGLALAVAGLVDGLRAVVADVPFLSHYRRASQITDTQPYAEIARYLSGNRGMEEQAFRTLSYVDAVNFSARASAPAWISVGLMDGTCPPSTVYAAYHHYSGTKDLKVYPYNGHEGGGSEGVARTLAALASTLRV
- a CDS encoding integrase core domain-containing protein, with translation RSWAGELQRRCSPSSYSRCISPVLHRPVEPAQFRSRKFVHALARHGLVGSMGRVGAAGDNAAMESFFGLLQNNVLDRRQWSTREELRIAIVTWIERTYHRRRRQSGLGRLTPIEYETIMTTSVALTA